In Colletotrichum destructivum chromosome 8, complete sequence, the following proteins share a genomic window:
- a CDS encoding Putative peptidase S8/S53 domain, peptidase S8, subtilisin, Ser-active: MLILYYDGLLRRDGEVADDDDDGDDDDDAYEKWWAESLESLRQIRKRAVVRQNKAPTALVVISQPPRVDIKELKSYSYDESAGTGVTVYVVDHGYYTRNSEYTRMAVPPRWIFAGSQSQKQVREDLHRHGHGSCVGSKVNGPKYGTAKNVNLVIVKAATVAWETDDALKKVLEDVKRRKLQGKAVISLARGRHDEAASEELKKLTNELIRNDVVIITSSGNDFRDAVERGSIPAREINHWPALMAGQGVPIINVGAVDNTGKNASFSQGGPLVHVMAPGVGVRCASNSFFFRSQRVDGTSFASPAVAGLAAYLLALGEHPELRQTGRVAANMKKLLIEMSYRRSTGGGLVVYNGQAAARSQFRGAKGSQ, from the exons ATGCTTATCCTCTACTACGACGGGCTACTCCGACG AGACGGAGaagtcgccgacgacgatgacgacggtgatgatgatgatgatgcctACGAGAAGTGGTGGGCTGAGTCACTCGAATCACTCAGACAGATTCGAAAGCGCGCCGTGGTCAGGCAAAACAAAGCCCCAACCGCGCTCGTGGTGATTTCTCAACCGCCACGGGTGGACATCAAAGAGCTCAAGAGTTACTCGTACGATGAAAGTGCCGGCACCGGCGTTACCGTCTACGTTGTTGACCACGGATACTACACCAGGAATAGC GAATACACCCGCATGGCCGTCCCACCCCGCTGGATATTCGCGGGTTCACAGAGCCAGAAACAAGTCAGAGAGGATCTCCATCGTCACGGACACGGCAGTTGCGTTGGATCCAAGGTCAACGGCCCCAAGTACGGGACCGCAAAGAATGTCAATCTCGTTATTGTCAAAGCCGCTACCGTTGCTTGGGAGACCGACGACGCTCTGAAAAAGGTCTTGGAAGATGTTAAACGCAGGAAGCTGCAGGGCAAAGCAGTCATCAGCCTCGCGCGAGGTC GCCACGATGAGGCGGCCTCGGAAGAGCTTAAGAAACTCACGAATGAGCTTATTCGAAATGACGTCGTCATTATTACGTCGTCCGGAAACGACTTCCGTGACGCAGTGGAG CGAGGATCGATTCCCGCGAGAGAAATCAATCATTGGCCAGCTTTGATGGCTGGCCAAGGCGTCCCAATAATCAACGTCGGAGCCGTCGACAACACGGGCAAAAATGCCAGCTTCTCCCAGGGAGGACCTCTGGTTCACGTCATGGCGCCTGGTGTTGGGGTCCGGTGCGCGTCCaattccttcttcttccgctcGCAGAGGGTGGACGGCACGTCTTTTG CCTCACCGGCCGTGGCAGGTCTTGCAGCCTATCTTCTCGCGCTCGGCGAACACCCGGAACTGCGCCAGACTGGAAGGGTAGCCGCCAACATGAAGAAACTCCTCATAGAAATGTCCTACCGGCGATCtaccggcggcggcttggtAGTCTACAACGGTCAGGCTGCCGCCCGCAGCCAGTTCCGGGGCGCCAAGGGCAGTCAGTAG
- a CDS encoding Putative alpha/beta hydrolase-1, epoxide hydrolase — protein MASLAFPSIAKKVVVKDGTTYGYAVVAPAAADKPVFLLLHGYPSSSYDWRNQIRTLSAAGYGVIAPDLLGYGDTDAPGGVGAYRFKTMSQHMSDILDSEGVSGCIAVGHDWGCGLLSRLVTYIPDRLIGVVFLSVSYLQPGLVWDIGELIQLGREINGYETHGYWLWHGTEEAVQDCEAQPASVFNLLYPADPEDWKRYFAPVGKAAEYVRTGQLAPLPSWFSLDEYTIRDRILQMNGYRGPLNWYKAAMQGLNLPDEHEISEVDKECRVPTLLVVGDQDYVLLADAQSENTRKWAKDLRVEILDCGHWIQLERPDKLQSLLERFAAEISNGTS, from the exons ATGGCCTCCCTTGCATTCCCATCCATCGCCAAAAAGGTCGTCGTGAAGGATGGCACCACGTACGGCTATGCAGTTGTGGCTCCTGCAGCAGCGGATAAGCCAGTGTTCTTGTTGCTTCACGGGTACCCTAGCTCGAGCTATGATTGGCGTAACCAGATCCGCACCTTGTCAGCGGCGGGCTATGGTGTCATCGCCCCCGATCTACTAGGTTATGGTGACACGGATGCTCCCGGGGGTGTGGGGGCTTATCGGTTCAAGACTATGTCTCAGCACATGTCAGATATCCTCGACTCCGAGGGAGTATCGGGCTGTATCGCCGTTGGCCATGACTG GGGGTGTGGCTTGCTTTCTCGGCTAGTGACATACATACCTGATCGGCTGATTGGAGTCGTGTTCCTCTCCGTTAGTTATCTTCAGCCGGGGCTGGTTTGGGACATTG GGGAACTTATCCAACTCGGCCGCGAGATTAATGGATACGAAACGCACGGCTACTGGCTCTGGCACGGCACAGAGGAGGCCGTTCAGGATTGCGAAGCCCAG CCGGCATCGGTCTTTAATCTCTTATATCCAGCCGACCCCGAGGACTGGAAGAGGTACTTCGCCCCCGTGGGAAAAGCAGCCGAGTATGTTCGGACAGGACAGCTGGCTCCGCTGCCATCATGGTTCAGTCTCGATGAGTACACGATTCGGGACCGCATCTTACAGATGAATGGATATCGTGGCCCTCTGAACTGGTACAAGGCCGCCATGCAGGGCCTTAACCTTCCTGACGAGCATGAAATCTCGGAAGTGGACAAGGAATGCCGTGTCCCTACGTTGCTGGTTGTTGGCGACCAGGATTATGTGCTGCTTGCCGATGCGCAGAGCGAGAACACCAGGAAGTGGGCAAAGGATCTCCGTGTCGAAATACTCGACTGCGGACACTGGATCCAGCTCGAGAGGCCCGACAAGCTGCAGAGCTTATTGGAGAGATTTGCGGCAGAAATCAGCAACGGAACATCCTAG
- a CDS encoding Putative TLDc domain-containing protein, with the protein MGQALSDENTRHMSHEELTHELASRFANKCFTSLELYSFKDVFKSLADHQGDIRYLKEDTLARFLEIPDVLHVSPVVFQMLSYIGAFPFLQDAPAVLGLDQMVMVVVIMTQRHKRVLAKGATDRAKLIFKSLAVHDRRASEAAVAAEEASKEQQTAESQPRSHVAGFAVDEPAEEPEVDDDDDLEIAAFELLDINDAVWQGDAPRMQGAMIPADNFRRLLMLLILVAPLNPQERLSMYSTRVTGDELDSLRATADNILAAFLNVEKAPGIKFSRYNRVLPVCFPNLFNGFSPLFEHFLFSKNLDFTKPRGEASASEKQPEEILQPLLPEPGEILNLNVLSQLSFFLPGSDLFRRLRPLYSGNKDGFSTGSFESKVFNWRAPTILLVRGTRIDDDPQGSQETTFAASIPPRRFPNGSKGERLTFGVYVSHPWKHTTKETFGERDTVLFQLEPVHDVFPASRYNSEFISFTKAPTNRPMLGVGCPHPRQTQAHRRNTMLSLGSVSLLLDDSFEFGVFNHDWTAGGGAFETSVSRKFDFQDRFEIESLEVWGCGGDEEAKSQAERWAWEHREAEARRKINLGTGDIEADRALLEMAGLVGNHRSGGSMV; encoded by the exons ATGGGACAAGCACTGTCTGACGAGAACACGCGGCATATGTCGCACGAGGAGCTCACCCATGAACTC GCCAGCCGCTTCGCCAACAAGTGCTTCACTTCGCTTGAACTCTACTCCTTCAAAGATGTCTTCAAGAGCCTGGCAGATCATCAGGGCGACATCCGCTACCTAAAGGAAGATACCCTCGCCCGCTTCCTCGAGATACCCGACGTCCTCCATGTCTCTCCCGTCGTCTTCCAGATGCTGTCCTACATCGGTGCCTTCCCCTTTCTCCAGGACGCCCCCGCTGTCCTCGGTCTTGATCAGATGGTTATGGTGGTCGTGATCATGACACAGAGACACAAGCGGGTCCTGGCCAAGGGTGCGACCGACCGCGCCAAGCTCATCTTCAAGAGTCTCGCAGTCCACGACCGTCGCGCCTCCGAAGCCgcggtcgccgccgaggaggcttCCAAGGAGCAGCAGACGGCCGAGTCACAACCCCGGAGCCATGTTGCAGGTTTCGCGGTCGACgagccggcggaggagccggaggtcgacgacgacgacgatcttGAGATTGCCGCCttcgagctcctcgacatcaacgaTGCCGTCTGGCAAGGCGACGCTCCAAGGATGCAAGGCGCCATGATTCCAGCCGACAACTTTCGCCGACTGCTTATGTTGCTCATCTTGGTCGCCCCGCTGAATCCCCAAGAGAGGCTGTCCATGTATTCCACCCGGGTGACgggcgacgagctggatAGTCTCCGTGCCACTGCCGACAACATCCTGGCTGCTTTCTTGAATGTCGAAAAGGCTCCCGGCATCAAGTTCAGTCGGTACAACCGCGTTTTGCCCGTGTGCTTCCCTAACCTCTTCAACGGGTTTAGCCCCCTGTTTGAGCACTTCCTCTTTTCCAAGAACCTTGACTTCACAAAACCCAGAGGCGAAGCATCAGCATCCGAAAAGCAACCGGAAGAGATCCTGCAGCCTCTGCTACCGGAACCCGGCGAGATTCTCAACTTGAACGTTCTTTCTCAATTGTCCTTCTTCCTACCAGGATCAGACCTGTTTAGGCGACTGAGACCCCTCTATTCCGGCAACAAGGACGGTTTCTCCACGGGAAGCTTCGAGAGCAAAGTGTTCAACTGGAGAGCGCCCACAATACTTCTTGTGCGTGGCACTcgcatcgacgacgacccaCAAGGCAGCCAAGAAACAACTTTTGCGGCATCGATCCCTCCGCGCCGGTTCCCAAACGGCAGCAAGGGAGAGCGTCTCACCTTCGGCGTGTACGTCAGCCATCCTTGGAAGCATACCACGAAGGAAACCTTTGGCGAGAGAGACACGGTGCTTTTCCAGCTGGAGCCGGTCCACGATGTTTTCCCGGCCTCCCGCTACAACTCAGAATTCATTTCCTTTACCAAGGCGCCCACCAACCGGCCCATGCTGGGAGTGGGAtgtcctcatcctcgacaaACGCAAGCCCACCGGCGAAACACGATGTTGTCTCTTGGCTCCGTTTCGTTACTGCTGGACGACTCGTTCGAGTTCGGCGTCTTCAATCATGATTGGACCGCTGGCGGGGGAGCGTTCGAAACGAGCGTGTCGCGAAAGTTTGACTTCCAGGACCGCTTCGAAATCGAGAGCCTCGAGGTATGGGGCtgtggcggcgacgaggaggcgaaATCGCAGGCCGAGCGTTGGGCCTGGGAGCACCGGGAGGCGGAGGCCCGGCGGAAGATCAACTTGGGAACCGGCGATATCGAGGCCGACCGCGCATTATTGGAGATGGCTGGGCTCGTGGGCAACCACCGGAGTGGTGGCTCCATGGTATGA
- a CDS encoding Putative hypoxia induced protein: MPGPDGKPNLLDRSMPSSFDENNEFYDERILHKVFRKLKEEPLVPLGCGLTVFAFVSAWRAIRRGDSVQANKMFRARVAAQGFTVFAMVAGSMYYNKDRERTAELRKIKEANEAEEKRQRWIRELEARDDEEKALKAMLQKKRAKMEAKNSGAAEDEAPAEGDKAKSGGVLGALGLSAWTKPEEGDAVSEATSAEKPQKKEKPNSTLGTIGEIYGRKPSSSDGSSSEEPKK; this comes from the exons ATGCCCGGCCCTGACGGAAAGCCCAATTTGCTCGATCGGtccatgccgtcgtcgtttGACGAGAACAA CGAGTTTTACGATGAGCGCATCCTCCACAAGGTCTTCCGCAAGCTTAAGGAGGAGCCTCTGGTCCCTCTTG GCTGCGGTCTCACCGTTTTCGCCTTCGTCAGCGCCTGGCGCGCCATCCGCCGCGGCGACTCGGTCCAAGCCAACAAGATGTTCCGCGCGCGTGTAGCGGCGCAGGGCTTCACCGTCTTCGCTATGGTGGCCGGCAGCATGTACTACAATAAGGACCGCGAACGCACGGCCGAGTTGcgcaagatcaaggaggccaacgaggccgaggagaagcgccAGAGGTGGAtccgcgagctcgaggcccgtgacgacgaggagaaggcgcTCAAGGCCATGctgcagaagaagagggccaAGATGGAGGCCAAGAACTCGGGAGCCGCTGAAGACGAAgcgccggccgagggcgacaagGCCAAATCCGGAGGTGTGCTCGGCGCGTTGGGGCTCTCGGCGTGGACCAAGCctgaggagggcgacgccgTGTCCGAGGCAACGTCGGCGGAGAAGCcgcagaagaaggaaaagccCAACAGCACGCTCGGCACGATCGGGGAGATTTACGGCCGGAAGCCTTCCTCGTCCGACGGGTCATCATCGGAAGAGCCCAAGAAATAG
- a CDS encoding Putative serine/threonine dehydratase, pyridoxal-phosphate-binding, ACT-like protein, with amino-acid sequence MPENGEPPVVAVVTNGTLNGVNGDPPPRPRTPQPQGMSLTEYSANPSTPPEERRNRIKGIVPDDFLLPDGHPDYLRLIAAATSRVYEACKITPLQPAVNLSNRLECNVLLKREDQQPVFSFKLRGAYNKMAHLDPAKSWKGVVCCSAGNHAQGVAYSARKLKIPATIVMPEATPSIKHLNVARLGGHVVLHGADFDAAKEECSRRALQDGLINIPPFDDPYVIAGQGTIGMELFGQFNMSKLDAIFCCVGGGGLISGIGVYVKRMAPHVKIIGVETYDANALVQSLAKGERVVLDNVGLFADGAAVKTVGEETFRLCKDVVDEVIQVTTDEVCAAIKDMYDDTRAGLEPAGALSIAGLKKYVAQNPSERRRSMVAITSGANMNFDRLRFVAERATLGEGKEALLAVSIPEKPGAFANLITSIMPHSVTEFSYRYATDEVANVLIGISLTAPASQRTQELSMLLDRIRSHDMAVTDLSGDELAKSHIRYLVGGRSNVPNERLYMFNFPERPGALEKFLMTLRPKFNISLFNYRNYGGDTGKILAGILCPDNEVEELEKFLTEIGYPWEDCSQSAVFKTFLRS; translated from the exons ATGCCGGAAAACGGAGAGCCTcccgtcgttgccgtcgtgACCAACGGCACTCTCAATGGCGTCAATGGCGACCCCCCGCCGCGCCCGAGGACTCCCCAGCCCCAGGGCATGTCCCTGACCGAGTACAGCGCCAACCCGTCGACGCCCccagaggagaggaggaacCGCATCAAGGGCATCGTGCCTGACGACTTCCTTCTGCCCGACGGTCACCCCGAC TACCTCCGActcatcgccgccgcaaCCTCCCGAGTCTACGAGGCCTGCAAGATCACGCCGCTCCAGCCCGCCGTCAACCTCAGCAACCGACTCGAGTGCAATGTGCTCCTCAAGCGCGAGGATCAGCAGCCCGTCTTCAGCTTCAAGCTGCGCGGCGCCTACAACAAGATGGCCCATCTCGACCCGGCCAAGAGCTGGAAGGGCGTCGTCTGCTGCTCTGCCGGCAACCACGCCCAGGGCGTCGCCTACTCGGCCCGGAAGCTCAAGATCCCCGCGACCATCGTTATGCCCGAGGCCACGCCCAGCATCAAGCATCTCAATGTCGCGCGCCTGGGCGGCCACGTCGTACTGCACGGCGCCgacttcgacgccgccaaggaggagtGCTCTCGGAGGGCGCTGCAGGACGGCCTGATCAACATCCCACCCTTTGACGACCCTTATGTCATCGCCGGCCAGGGCACCATCGGCATGGAGCTGTTTGGCCAGTTCAACATGTCCAAGCTGGACGCTATCTTCTGctgcgtcggcggcggcggcctcatcTCCGGCATCGGCGTGTACGTGAAGCGCATGGCGCCCCACGTCAAGATCATTGGCGTCGAGACGTACGACGCCAATGCGCTAGTGCAGTCTCTCGCCAAGGGGGAGCGCGTCGTCCTGGACAACGTCGGCCTCTTCgccgacggtgccgccgtcaagacggtcggcgaggagacgTTCCGCCTCTGCaaggatgtcgtcgacgaggtcatcCAGGTCACCACGGACGAGgtctgcgccgccatcaaggacatGTACGACGACacccgcgccggcctcgagcccgccggTGCTCTCTCCATTGCCGGTCTCAAGAAGTACGTCGCGCAGAACCCCAGCGAACGTCGGAGGTCAATGGTCGCCATCACCTCTGGCGCCAACATGAACTTTGACCGCCTGcgcttcgtcgccgagcgTGCGACCCTTGGCGAGGGAAAGGAGGCACTGCTGGCCGTCAGCATCCCCGAGAAGCCCGGCGCGTTCGCCAACCTTATCACCAGCATCATGCCCCACTCCGTCACCGAGTTCTCTTACCGCTACGCCACtgacgaggtcgccaacgTCCTCATCGGCATCTCCCTGACGGCCCCGGCGTCCCAGAGGACGCAGGAGCTGAGCATGCTTCTGGATCGCATCCGTTCGCACGACATGGCGGTGACGGATCTTTCAGGCGATGAGCTCGCCAAGAGCCACATCCGTtacctcgtcggcggccgctcCAACGTGCCCAACGAGCGCCTGTACATGTTCAACTTCCCCGAACGCCCCGGCGCGCTCGAGAAGTTCCTCATGACCCTCCGGCCAAAGTTCAACATCAGCCTCTTTAACTACCGCAATTACGGCGGCGACACGGGCAAGATCCTGGCGGGTATTCTTTGCCCCGacaacgaggtcgaggagctggagaagTTCCTCACCGAGATCGGCTACCCGTGGGAGGACTGCAGCCAGTCTGCAGTATTCAAGACCTTCCTCCGTAGTTGA
- a CDS encoding Putative epoxide hydrolase, alpha/Beta hydrolase codes for MPYSLPNAATPFILNFPDEEYSQLQQLLRLSCIGPLTWENQHTAGRYGVSHQWLTSTKDYWLTKFDWRAQERYINSFPNYMIRVEDHKGAVDLHFVALLSAKKNAIPLVLLHGWPGSFLEFLPTLELFREKYDADALPFHIIVPSLPGYTISSGPPQDNAWVAEDAARIINTGLSMLNFDQYVVQGGDVGCLIAGILASQYPSVVGIHLNLLPSLDQVEPTDPDLTVWEKEAVESSRKRFATPTMGAAIMNSTRPATLGAVLSSSPLAYLAWIGEKHLEWPEHHLDADHILTTVTLYWLTDTLPRCIYTYRDTFLCGYVHDIPFYDKPFGYSWFKYEPTPGPRKMVEKKGQLVFYRQHESGGHFAAMERPKEFVVDMEDFMQIVLKKVGLES; via the exons ATGCCGTATTCGCTACCTAATGCAGCGACTCCATTTATCCTTAACTTCCCAGATGAAGAATACTcgcagctccagcagcttctTCGCCTATCTTGCATAGGTCCATTGACCTGGGAGAACCAACACACAGCGGGACGCTATGGCGTTTCGCACCAATGGCTTACCTCAACCAAAGACTATTGGTTGACGAAGTTCGATTGGCGTGCACAAGAGCGATACATCAACTCATTCCCCAACTACATGATTCGGGTTGAGGATCACAAAGGTGCTGTTGATCTCCACTTTGTTGCGCTACTCTCCGCGAAGAAGAACGCAATCCCGCTGGTCCTCTTGCATGGCTGGCCAGGGAGCTTTCTCGAGTTCTTACCAACGCTTGAGCTTTTTCGAGAAAAGTACGACGCAGATGCTCTTCCGTTTCACATCATTGTGCCTTCTTTGCCAGGCTACACCATTAGCTCCGGCCCGCCTCAAGATAACGCCTGGGTAGCTGAAGATGCTGCGCGAATCATCAACACCGGATTGAGCATGCTGAACTTTGACCAGTATGTTGTGCAAGGTGGAGACGTTGGGTGCCTCATTGCTGGTATTCTTGCATCACAGTATCCCTCCGTGGTCGGAATACATC TGAAtcttcttccttcccttGATCAAGTTGAACCAACTGATCCTGATCTGACCGTttgggagaaggaggccgtTGAGTCTAGCAGAAAACGTTTTGCAACACCCACAATGGGTGCTGCCATCATGAACAGCACACGTCCAGCCACACTGGGAGCGGTCTTGTCATCGAGCCCTTTGGCATATTTGGCTTG GATCGGAGAGAAACATCTGGAGTGGCCTGAGCATCATCTGGACGCAGACCACATCTTGACAACTGTTACACTATATTGGCTTACCGACACCCTTCCGCGTTGTATTTACACGTATCGTGACACATTTTTGTGCGGATATGTCCATGACATTCCGTTTTACGACAAACCTTTTGGGTATTCCTGGTTCAAGTACGAGCCGACTCCTGGCCCCAGGAAGAtggtcgagaagaagggccaGCTTGTCTTTTACCGGCAACATGAAAGC GGAGGACACTTCGCAGCGATGGAACGGCCCAAAGAGTTTGTGGTAGATATGGAGGATTTCATGCAGATTGTGTTGAAAAAGGTTGGACTGGAAAgctga
- a CDS encoding Putative complex 1 LYR protein, whose product MPLKTPLWSLVRSYSNGPARSRLGKKALSLDHFLQRSRAISLYREIIRGTRRIADPNTRAESRRFARDEFERHRDVTDLGHIRYLISTGKTEWQGMERYVEGM is encoded by the exons ATGCCCCTCAAAACCCCCCTGTGGTCCCTCGTCCGGAGCTACTCCAATGGCCCGGCCAGGTCGCGCCTCGGCAAGAAGGCACTGAGTCTGGACCAC TTCCTCCAGAGGTCCCGCGCCATCTCGCTCTACCGCGAAATCATCCGCGGCACGAGGCGCATCGCCGACCCCAACACCCGCGCCGAGTCGCGCCGCTTTGCGCGCGACGAGTTCGAGCGCCACCGAGACGTGACGGACCTC GGACACATCCGCTACCTCATCTCGACGGGCAAGACGGAGTGGCAGGGCATGGAGCGCTACGTCGAGGGCATGTAG
- a CDS encoding Putative flavin monooxygenase FMO, FAD/NAD(P)-binding domain superfamily — MPHKVKEGRVHLDFAIIGAGWYGLTAARSLLKLEPQIKLAIFDKFDTVGGTWAKERIYPNLVAQVEFGYFNYPSTPMTADGKPGNNLVSGDMIFRYLDNFAEENNLKRLIKFNSWVSKVERNPAGAGWLLTVNGQVIEADKVVCAAGITTQTNDVDFTVTDDSIPVLHAVDIAKNMPNFEKAENKHIVVIGAAKSAYDAAYLFSSMGKKVTWIIRDNGSGPMPIMPTRMLGNNTITFGSNRMMNYLSPSMMTTDTWLGSFFHRTKLGRWLTRAYWAYITSQAEKAAGFGGNAGKVEALKPQIKDNSCFWCESSLGLVTMDDFWSTLKKGDIRIVRDNVAVADSAGITLKNTAERVPADYVVYATGWGDHFSFFSPELREEMGIPPYGNPVPSKAAGGVKIDPWYFHDKAADQVLAQKIPLLAAGPKDLNGWQRGPTRAMTTRRWRLYNRVVPLSIASGDDRSLVVLGQIHTTQTPTISEVQSLWAMAYMLGDFQLPKEEELVQEICTWNAWTRRRYGAVGERYPYALFDWITYLDRLLGDLGVQTQRNGNAIVDFFKPYGPKTYHGIVDEYLAIRSKKAKTAAAGLGKGRVSSAGSTSS; from the exons GAAGGCCGGGTTCATCTGGACTTTGCCATTATAGGCGCAG GCTGGTATGGCCTCACCGCTGCTCGCTCGCTTCTCAAGCTGGAACCCCAAATCAAGCTGGCCATCTTTGACAAATTTGACACAGTGGGCGGAACCTGGGCTAAAGAGCGAATTTACCCGAACCTTGTGGCCCAGGTCGAGTTTGGATACTTT AATTACCCTTCAACGCCCATGACTGCAGACGGCAAGCCTGGCAACAACCTCGTGTCGGGAGACATGATCTTCCGATACCTAGACAACTTTGCGGAGGAGAACAACCTCAAGCGTCTCATCAAGTTCAACAGCTGGGTGTCAAAGGTGGAGCGGAACcctgccggcgccggctggcTATTGACGGTCAATGGTCAGGTCATCGAGGCGGACAAGGTGGTCTGCGCGGCTGGTATCACTACACAGACCAACGACGTTGACTTCACCGTCACGGACGATTCTATTCCCGTGCTTCATGCGGTTGACATTGCCAAGAATATGCCCAACTttgagaaggccgagaacaAGCACATTGTTGTCATTGGTGCTGCCAAATCTGCTTATGATGCGGCATACCTCTTTAGCTCAATGGGCAAGAAGGTCACTTG GATCATCCGTGACAATGGCTCAGGCCCCATGCCTATTATGCCCACCAGAATGCTTGGAAAC AATACAATCACATTTGGCTCGAACCGGATGATGAATTACCTCAGCCCGTCCATGATGACAACGGACACATGGCTCGGCAGCTTCTTTCACCGCACCAAGCTGGGCCGCTGGTTGACGCGGGCCTATTGGGCCTACATCACCAGCCAGGCTGAGAAGGCGGCTggcttcggcggcaacgccggTAAGGTGGAGGCCCTGAAGCCCCAGATCAAGGACAACAGCTGCTTCTGGTGCGAGAGCTCCCTGGGGCTCGTCACCATGGATGACTTCTGGAGTACGCTTAAGAAGGGCGACATCCGCATCGTCCGCGACAACGTTGCGGTGGCGGACAGTGCGGGCATCACGCTCAAGAACACGGCCGAGCGAGTCCCGGCCGACTATGTCGTCTACGCCACGGGTTGGGGCGACCATttcagcttcttctcgcccgaACTCAGGGAGGAGATGGGCATCCCCCCTTACGGCAACCCTGTCCCGTCCAAGGCAGCCGGGGGCGTCAAGATCGACCCGTGGTATTTCCACGACAAGGCGGCTGATCAGGTCCTGGCTCAGAAGATCCCACTTCTGGCCGCGGGCCCCAAGGACCTCAATGGGTGGCAGCGGGGGCCGACGCGTGCCATGACAACCCGCCGCTGGCGGTTGTACAACCGGGTGGTTCCGCTCTCCATCGCCTCGGGCGACGATCGCTCGCTCGTAGTCCTTGGCCAGATCCACACGACGCAGACCCCGACCATCTCCGAGGTGCAGTCGCTCTGGGCCATGGCCTACATGCTTGGCGACTTCCAGCtgcccaaggaggaggagttgGTACAAGAGATCTGCACGTGGAACGCCTGGACACGCCGCCGCtacggtgccgttggcgagcGCTACCCTTACGCGCTCTTCGACTGGATCACCTACCTGGATCGTCTGCTGGGCGACCTGGGCGTGCAGACACAGCGCAACGGCAACGCCATCGTGGACTTCTTTAAGCCATATGGCCCCAAGACGTACCACGGCATTGTGGACGAGTACTTGGCAATCCGAtccaagaaggccaagacaGCCGCAGCCGGCCTTGGGAAGGGACGCGTCTCCAGTGCAGGCTCAACCTCTAGCTAA
- a CDS encoding Putative large ribosomal subunit protein bL36, which produces MASLAASLRSLTLNTARATIPRVGATTTTTATRALSTAILTKKPAQRTESALAAFGQKAAAVGNAVVQQTRGMKVHSSVKKRCEHCKIVRRKAGKRHNGYLYVICKANPRHKQRQD; this is translated from the exons atggcctccctcgccgcctccctccgGTCTTTGACCCTCAACACCGCTCGCGCGACGATCCCCCGTGTcggcgcgacgacgacgaccacggcGACGCGCGCCCTGTCGACGGCGATTctgacgaagaagccggcgcAGAGGACCGAGTCAGCGCTTGCTGCGTTTGGGCAGAAGGCCGCGGCTGTCGGAAACGCGGTGGTGCAGCAGACGAGGGGTATGAAGGTGCACAGCTCCGTCAAGAAGCGTTGCGAGCACTGCAAG ATCGTCCGTCGCAAGGCTGGCAAGAGGCATAACGGATACCTGTACGTCATCTGCAAGGCGAACCCCAGACACAAGCAACGCCAGGATTAA